One segment of Chionomys nivalis chromosome 1, mChiNiv1.1, whole genome shotgun sequence DNA contains the following:
- the LOC130869490 gene encoding zinc finger protein 14-like — protein sequence MRHKRRMEPVTFEDVAVNFTLGEWALLDSSQKKLYRDVMTETFMNLISIGKTKEKENIEDNYQNLRKNVRTQVVERNCDYGDGSQCGESQQQIPEPIVQRATPPAMTISENGVLARDIIVHSPSRVHLRCEITEKPYGSQQQVERAFTHEKCWKDLTYSEFFQANQSPPRETANQNKQSNEVCRSLNFDPCCERIHTGDKLHEWKQVERAFWRYSYGQIYKRITIGDKPFVCTQYDETLVNSSHLIKHELIHPEEKCYTCKQCGKAFRYSSSLQNHERIHSGERPYVCKQCGKAFIRSYDLLIHERIHSGEKPYTCEHCGKAFTHYSGWYSHERIHTREKPYVCTQCGKAFSCSTSFRRHERIHTGEKPYICKHCGKAFTHSSARYIHERIHTGEKPYVCKHCGKAFLRGSHLHNHERIHTGEKPYVCKHCGKAFIQRDACYNHERIHTGEKPYVCKECGKAFRISTSLRDHERIHTGEKPYVCNYCGKAFRVSTCLHKHERAHMEKKPSG from the exons ATGCGTCACAAGCGGAGAATG GAGCCAGTGACCTTTGAGGATGTGGCTGTGAACTTCACTCTAGGAGAGTGGGCTTTGTTGGATTCTAGTCAAAAGAAGCTCTACAGAGATGTGATGACAGAAACCTTTATGAACCTGATCTCCatag gtaaaacaaaggaaaaagaaaacattgaagacAACTACCAAAATCTCAGGAAAAATGTGAG AACTCAGGTGGTTGAGAGAAACTGTGACTATGGAGATGGCAGTCAGTGTGGAGAATCCCAGCAGCAGATTCCAGAGCCTATTGTTCAAAGAGCCACGCCTCCTGCCATGACCATATCTGAAAACGGTGTGCTTGCCAGAGACATTATTGTTCATTCACCCTCACGTGTGCATCTCAGATgcgaaattacagagaaaccatatGGGTCTCAGCAACAAGTGGAAAGAGCTTTTACACATGAGAAATGTTGGAAAGATTTAACTTATTCTGAGTTCTTTCAGGCAAATCAAAGTCCTCCTAGAGAGACAGCCAATCAAAATAAGCAATCTAATGAAGTCTGTAGGAGTCTCAATTTCGATCCTTGTTGTGagagaattcacactggagatAAACTCCATGAATGGAAGCAAGTGGAGAGAGCCTTCTGGAGGTACAGTTATGgtcaaatatataaaagaattacCATTGGAGATAAACCATTTGTGTGCACGCAGTATGATGAAACCTTGGTTAATTCCAGTCACCTTATTAAACATGAACTAATTCACCCCGAAGAGAAATGTTATACGTGTAAGCAGTGTGggaaagcattcagatattccTCATCCCTCCAGAACCACGAAAGGATTCATAGTGGGGAGAGGCCATATGTATGTAAGCAGTGTGGAAAAGCATTCATTCGTTCCTATGACCTTCTCATCCATGAAAGAATTCACAGTGGAGAAAAACCTTACACTTGTGAGCATTGTGGAAAAGCGTTCACCCATTACAGTGGCTGGTACAGTCATGAAAGGATTCacaccagagagaaaccctatgtttGCACACAGTGTGGGAAAGCGTTTTCATGTTCTACATCTTTTCGGAGGCATGAAAGAATTCACACCGGTGAGAAACCTTATATATGTAAGCACTGTGGAAAAGCCTTCACCCATTCCAGTGCTCGTTACATTCATGAGAGAATTCACaccggagagaaaccctatgtttGCAAGCATTGTGGAAAAGCATTTCTTCGTGGGAGCCATCTTCACAACCATGagagaattcacactggagagaagccctatgttTGCAAGcattgtgggaaagccttcatcCAGCGTGACGCTTGTTATAatcatgaaagaattcacactggagagaaaccatatgtatgtaaggaatgtgggaaagccttcaggaTTTCCACATCCCTTCGTGatcatgaaagaattcacactggagaaaaaCCTTATGTATGTAATTATTGTGGGAAAGCATTTAGGGTTTCCACATGCCTTCACAAACATGAAAGAGCTCACATGGAAAAGAAACCCAGTGGGTAG